The Kribbella shirazensis genomic interval GATGCCGGTCTCGATGGCGCTCGCGGGTCCGGCCGGTTCGTTCTTCGGCGTCACCGCGGTGTTCGCCGTGGCCGGTATCGGCCCGGTCGTCGTCAGCCTGCTCGTCGTCTGGCTCGGCCGGATGCCCTCCGACGAAATCGCCCACCCGCTCGACCAGGACGAACAGACCGACGCCCTGATCACCGCCGGCGCCTGACCCTCTCCAGGCCCCGGTCGATCAGTGTGGTGCCGGGCGCTTGCGGTGTGAGGACAGGACTTTGGTGAGTTTGTGGGCGGCGTACCACAGTGCGCCGTTGTCGCGACGCGAACGCCAGCGGACGGCGACGGCGCGGCTGCCATGATGTGCACGCAGTACCGAACGGACCTGCTCGATGTCCTCGGCGTTCGTCAGCAACACCATCCCGCCGGCTGACGCCGCCCGGCGGACGGCCGCCTCCAGTGCGTCCTGGCCGAGCTCGTCGACGCCTTCTGGTGCACCGATGATGACGATGGGGACGCCCAACTCGTCCAGCCAGTAGCCGCGGATCACGAGTCGCTGCTGCTCCTCGGCGACAGCGGCCAGGGCCGGAAGTTCACGCTGCGCCAGCGCGACCATGGTCTCGTGGTACGACGACGCGCTGGACGACGGATCGAACGAGATGCGCTGCAGACCGATTTCCTCGGGCAGCCGCCCGGTGCCGCCGATCACCAGCAGGAGTACGCCGGTGAGCAACGTCGCGACCGACATGTACCCGCTCTGCTCGCGCAGGCCCATGAGAACGGCCGCTGCCTGGTTAGCGGCGGGCCAGGCGGCCCATGAGCTGGACGACTTGGCGGCGTGGGAGCAGCTTGCTGGCGACGGCGAGGGGGCGGCCGTTGGTAATCACCGACGGTGGTGCGGAACGCCGGTCGAGCGTGTCGAGGGCGATCGTCACGACCTGCTCGGGGGTGGCTCGCTTCGTGCCGTAGTCGGCTGTCTGGCTACCGGCGGCGTCGTAGAACTCGGTGTCCGTCGCACCCGGGCAGACGGCGAGGACACGCAGCCCGCTGCCGCGCGACTCCTCCCACAGGCTTTCGGTGAAGCTGAGGACGAACGCCTTGGTGGCGCCGTACACGCTCATGTACGGCGTGGGCTGGAAGCCGAGGAGGCTCGCGACGTTGATCAGTACGCCGTTGCCGGCCGTTGTCAGCGGCTCGATGTAGGCGCGGCTCAGGTCGACCAGAGCGCCGATGTTGAGCGCGATCATGCTTTGCAGGCGTTCCGCGTCCTCGTCCTTGAAGGCGTCGTGGGTGCCGAAGCCGGCGTTGTTCACCAGGCTCGTCGCGTGGATGCCGCGGGATTCGAGTTCGGTCCGGAGGGTCCGGCCGGCGTCGGGCCGGCCGAGGTCGCGGGCGACGACGGTCACCGTGATGCCGTGCGCGCGGGTGAGTTCGGCGGCGAGGCTCTCGAGCCGGTCGGCCCGGCGAGCGACGAGCACGAGATCGGACCCGCGAGCGGCGAGCTGGCGGGCGAACTCGGCGCCGAGGCCTGCGCTGGCTCCGGTGACGATCGTGGTCTGTTGGCGGTAGTCGATCTTGGTCATGCGATTCACTGTAGGCATGGTGATGCACTGAGTGCAAATTGCTACATCGAATGAATCGACGTACCCTCGGTGCATGCCTCAGAAACAGACGCCTCTTCGGGAGCAGACCCGTTCCGTGGTCCGCTCGCTGCTCGCCCGGACCGCGATCGACCTGTTCGCTGCCAAGGGGTACGACGGCACGACGCTCGACGAGGTCGCCGCGGCAGCGGGTGTCTCCCGGCGGACGCTGTTCAACTACTTCCGCAACAAGGAGGACCTTGCGCTCAGCGGCCTGTCGGAACAGGGCGAACTGATCGCCGCCCGTCTCGCCGAGCGCCCTGCCGACGAGGATCCGTGGACGTCGCTGCGCGCCGCGTTCCAGGTGCTCGAGGAGATCGAGACCACAGCCGAGCGCCGGCTCGAGCTGATCACGCTGCTGTTCGGCAACGAGAGCCTGCGTGCCGGCCACGCCGAGAAACAGGCTCGGTGGCAGGACCTGCTCGCCCCGCTGATCGAGCCGCGCCTGCCCGACTCCGAGCACCGCGCCCTGGAGGCGCGCGCGATCGCCGCCGCGGCGATCACCTGCCTGCAGGCCGCAACAGAAGAGTGGATGCGCCTGGGCGGGAGGGCCGACCAGTTCGACCTCTACGACACCGCCGTCCGGGCGATCCGCGGTTCGGCCTCACCCCCAGAGAAGAAGATGAGATGACCGATCGCCTCCCTGCCGCCGACCTGCGGAACCTGACCGCCACCCTCCGCGGCGAACGCACCGCGATGCTCGACTTCACGTGCACCCTCGGCGACGACGAATGGACCGCACCCAGCGCCGCGGCGGGATGGCGCATCGCCGACGTCGTCGCCCACCTCGGTGCAACGGCGCGGAACTTCTACACACCCGCCGGATGCGCGCGGTCCTGACCTGGATGATCGCCGTACTGAGCAATCAGGTCGCCCAGGCACCGGTCGCCGGGCTCGACGCCGGCGTCGCCCTGACGCTCACCGGCCCTGGCGGCGGGACCTGGTGGATCGACGAGGCAGGCGCCTTCGCACCAGCCAACGGTACGGTCGCCGCGCACGTCACCGCGCCTGCGCTGACCTTCCCGGACTGGGGCACGCAGCGGTCGTCCTGGCGCGACCGTGACGTCACAATCACCGGCGACGCCGAGCTCGCTGCCCGCTTCCTGGATTCCGTCAACGTCATCTGATGGCTGAGCCGGCGGACGGGACGGTGGTGTCGTCGGGGTGGTCCGGACGTTTGCCGGTGGCAACACTGAAGGTGTGGGCACGTTGGCGGCCGACCTTGTGGGGCCGGTCGGGTTGGAGCTGTCCCGGGCCGTGCAGGAGTTGCCTGGGCCTCACGGCATGCCAGGTGGTCCGCGCTTCGAGTTGAAGTGGGACGGGTTTCGCGCGGGAGCCGTGGTTCGCGGTGGCGAGGTGCGGCTGTGGTCGCGGAACGGCAAGGATTTCACCGCGAAGTTCCCCGACGTGCAGAAGGCGCTGGTTCGGCAGGCCGACGTCGACTGCGTACTGGACGGCGAGCTGGTGGTGTGGGACGGACAGCGCCTGGACTTCGACGCGCTGCAGCAACGGATGGTGAACTCCGTCGCGACGGTCCGTACCCGGCTGGCGCCGGAGCGGCCGGCGTCGTTCATCGTGTTCGACGTCCTCGCCGTCGACAGCGTCGACGTACGCCCCTTGCGGTGGACCGCCCGGCGTAGCCGATTGGAGTCGCTCGCCAAGGACTGGCGGCCGCCGCTGCAACTCTCGCCGGTCACCGACGACCCGGCCGAGGCGCGGGAATGGCTCGCGGCGTTCAAGTCCAGCGGTGTCGAGGGCTTGGTGGCGAAGGGTGCGTCGACCAGGTACCAGCCGGGCCGCCGCGACTGGGTCAAGGTGAAGTACCGCGACACGGTCGAGGTCATCGTGGGGGCCGTGACAGGGTCGCTGAAGCACCCCGAAGTACTGGTTGTCGGGCGGTATCGCGGCAAGGAACTCGAGGTGGTCGGCCGGACGGTCAAGCTGAAACCCGACCAGGGCGCCGCGATCGCTCCGCTGCTGAAGCCGGCCGGTGCGCGGCATCCGTGGCCGGACGAGGTCAGCACCCACTGGGGGCGGGGCAGCAAGACCCCGATCATCAAGGTCCGGCCCTCGGTCGTCGTCGAAGTCGCCGCCGACGCCGCCCTGCAGGCAGGTCACTACCGCCATCCACTCCGGCTCGTCAGGCACCGCACCGACCTCGCCCCGGATGACGTGGAAACCCTTCCCGGCGACTGACTTGGTTGTACTGGCTTGCCGTGTTCAGTGGTCCCTTCCGGTGAGGGTGTCGCGGAGGCGGTCGATCAGGCCGGTACCCGGTGCGAGGATCAGGTTGGCCGGTGGCTTGTCGGGGGCTGACGGGTGCGGCCGGGTCGGAGCGACGGCCTTGGCCTTGACCACCTTGTCGCCGAGTTCGCGGAGTTCGTCGGCCGAGCACGCCTGCTGGAGCCGGGGGAGGAGTTGCTGTTCCTCTTCGGCGATGTGGTGGCGGACGTCGGTGATCACCTTGCCGACGAGTTCGGCGAAAGTGGGGTCGGTTGCTTCGACGCCTTCGAGGTCTTTCAGCGTGCGCTCCACCTCCGCGTGCTCCTCGATCTCGTGATCGGCGACCTGATCTCCGTCGGGCAGTGCCTTGCGGGCGGCGGGGTACATGAACATCTCCTCGGCGACGGAGTGCCGGACGAGTTCGGTGGTCATGTGGTCGGCGAGCGCGCGGCGGTGTTCCGGCGTACCGGACCCGGTCTCGAGCTCGGCGAAGATCCGCTCGACCTCGCGATGGTCCTTGGTGATCACCGCGACGAGGTTCGGTTCGGTTGTCATGGTCGTCTCCTCAGGATCGGCAGGCTGCCCAGCGGTACCCCCGGCGCGGGAGGAGAAACGCTTGCGGAGCGGCCGGTTGCTAGGGCTCGGGTGGGGTACCGGCCGGCCCGTGACGAAGGAGGAGTGGAATGACTCAAGAGTCTGAAAATGATCGGACGACACAGGACCCTGGCGACCAATCCGGGACCGCGTCAGAAGACAGGATCACGGCGAACGAGCGGGAGGACGGAGTTCGCCGGACCGCGGACGACGAGCTGGTTCACCCGGCGGCCGCGGGTGAGACGGATCCGGACGCAGCCGCAGATCCAACCATTCCGCCGGACAGCCCGCACGGTCAGCCAACGGGCGAGGATTGACAGGCGCGCTACAGGGCTGCCGGCGCTCGTGACGACTAATTGCCTCAGGCAAGCAAGCTCCCATGAGTACTGCGGCCCGCGGTGGGAGAACTTTCCGCCCTCTCGGCGCATCTAACAAGTGTTCTGAGGGGGAGCCGTGAAGTCCTTTCACACCATCCGTTCTGTCAACAGCCGATTACCCATCCGTACCGCGTGCTCGCGGTCGCTGCGGCCGCCGTACTCGCGTACGTGCGCGGTGCAACGTACGGCCCGTCAGCCCTTCCGTCGTGGGACGTGCAGGCGCACGATGAGTCATGAAGACCACCGCTGTACTGCCTGAGGGTTACACCGTCCGTCCGGCGGAGCCGTCCGATGCCGAGGCGCTGCTCGACATGCTCGCGGGCTACAACAAGGCGGTCGTCGGGTTCGCCGACACCACGTTGGAGGAAGTCGCCTACTGCATCGACCGGCCTGGATTCGACCGCATGACCGACGGCTGGCTCGTGCTCGCCGAGAACGGTCTGCCGGCCGGTTACGCGACCACGCTCGGCGTCGGCGACCGCCAGTTGATCGACGTCGAAGTGACAGCTCACAACCCAAGTGTCGCCGCCTGGCTGGTCGATCGGACGGTGCAGCGTGCCCGGGAGATGGGACGCGAGCGCGGCCATGCCGAGGTCACTCTCGACGCGTTCGTCTACCGGACCGACGAGTTGTTGCGCGCCCAGCTGTCCGACCACGATTTCACCACCGGTACGACGTACCACCGGATGCGGATCGACCACCCAGAACCGGTTGCCGCCCCGGAGGCACCCGCAGGCGTCCGGGTACGCCGCGGCGCCTTCGACGAGACCACCCGCCGCGCCGCACACCAGGCCACCAACGAATGTTTCCGCGGCCAGTTCGGCTGGGCCGAAACCCCACGCGACGAGTGGATCGAGGCGCACGAGGATCTGCCCATCTTCGAGTGGTCCCAGCTCACGCTGCTCGAGGTCGACGGCCGGGTGGTCGCGGTGCGCGAGTGCACCGACGCGTACATCGAGGCCGAGAACTGCGGTCACATCGGCATGCTCGGCGTCGTCGAGGAGTTCCGGGGCCGAGGACTGGCGAAGTTCCTGCTGCGCGACGCGTTCGCCCTGGACGCGGCCGCGGGACGAGCAGGCACGATCCTGCTCGTCGACACGAACAACCCGACACCGGTCCTCGGCCTGTACCTGTCGGTCGGCATGAACGCCACCCTGGTCTTCGACGGCTGGCGCCGCGTCGTCCAGGTCACCTAGCTCCCGGCCGACGGGCGGGACCACCCGCCGGCCTCCGTGGGAACTAGGCCGGGATCCTCCACTGCTGCACCACGTTTCCGTTGACCGCGGTGTTGTGATCGACATCGAGGCACTTGCCGGCGGCGGACGGCACACGGTGGTGGTCGCCCGCGACGCCGACGACTAGTCCACGACGTCGATGAAGGTGCGTGCTACGACGACGTCTGCGGCGTCGGTTGCCCAGAGCAGCAGCCGGCCGGTGGTGGATGGCGGTGTTAGTTCGATCGGGTCGGTGACCGCGAAGGGTTTGGCGTCGATGGGCGCGGAGCCGGACGCTTCGCCGAGCGACCAGTGCAGGGTCCCGAGCAACGGATTCTGTCCGTGGTGGGAGACGCGGACCGGGACGGTCACCGCGTCTGTGGCGGACG includes:
- a CDS encoding SDR family NAD(P)-dependent oxidoreductase, translating into MTKIDYRQQTTIVTGASAGLGAEFARQLAARGSDLVLVARRADRLESLAAELTRAHGITVTVVARDLGRPDAGRTLRTELESRGIHATSLVNNAGFGTHDAFKDEDAERLQSMIALNIGALVDLSRAYIEPLTTAGNGVLINVASLLGFQPTPYMSVYGATKAFVLSFTESLWEESRGSGLRVLAVCPGATDTEFYDAAGSQTADYGTKRATPEQVVTIALDTLDRRSAPPSVITNGRPLAVASKLLPRRQVVQLMGRLARR
- a CDS encoding TetR/AcrR family transcriptional regulator, translating into MPQKQTPLREQTRSVVRSLLARTAIDLFAAKGYDGTTLDEVAAAAGVSRRTLFNYFRNKEDLALSGLSEQGELIAARLAERPADEDPWTSLRAAFQVLEEIETTAERRLELITLLFGNESLRAGHAEKQARWQDLLAPLIEPRLPDSEHRALEARAIAAAAITCLQAATEEWMRLGGRADQFDLYDTAVRAIRGSASPPEKKMR
- a CDS encoding maleylpyruvate isomerase N-terminal domain-containing protein yields the protein MTDRLPAADLRNLTATLRGERTAMLDFTCTLGDDEWTAPSAAAGWRIADVVAHLGATARNFYTPAGCARS
- a CDS encoding ATP-dependent DNA ligase → MGTLAADLVGPVGLELSRAVQELPGPHGMPGGPRFELKWDGFRAGAVVRGGEVRLWSRNGKDFTAKFPDVQKALVRQADVDCVLDGELVVWDGQRLDFDALQQRMVNSVATVRTRLAPERPASFIVFDVLAVDSVDVRPLRWTARRSRLESLAKDWRPPLQLSPVTDDPAEAREWLAAFKSSGVEGLVAKGASTRYQPGRRDWVKVKYRDTVEVIVGAVTGSLKHPEVLVVGRYRGKELEVVGRTVKLKPDQGAAIAPLLKPAGARHPWPDEVSTHWGRGSKTPIIKVRPSVVVEVAADAALQAGHYRHPLRLVRHRTDLAPDDVETLPGD
- a CDS encoding hemerythrin domain-containing protein gives rise to the protein MTTEPNLVAVITKDHREVERIFAELETGSGTPEHRRALADHMTTELVRHSVAEEMFMYPAARKALPDGDQVADHEIEEHAEVERTLKDLEGVEATDPTFAELVGKVITDVRHHIAEEEQQLLPRLQQACSADELRELGDKVVKAKAVAPTRPHPSAPDKPPANLILAPGTGLIDRLRDTLTGRDH
- a CDS encoding GNAT family N-acetyltransferase; this translates as MKTTAVLPEGYTVRPAEPSDAEALLDMLAGYNKAVVGFADTTLEEVAYCIDRPGFDRMTDGWLVLAENGLPAGYATTLGVGDRQLIDVEVTAHNPSVAAWLVDRTVQRAREMGRERGHAEVTLDAFVYRTDELLRAQLSDHDFTTGTTYHRMRIDHPEPVAAPEAPAGVRVRRGAFDETTRRAAHQATNECFRGQFGWAETPRDEWIEAHEDLPIFEWSQLTLLEVDGRVVAVRECTDAYIEAENCGHIGMLGVVEEFRGRGLAKFLLRDAFALDAAAGRAGTILLVDTNNPTPVLGLYLSVGMNATLVFDGWRRVVQVT